DNA from Triticum aestivum cultivar Chinese Spring chromosome 7D, IWGSC CS RefSeq v2.1, whole genome shotgun sequence:
TCGGATTGGGACTCGGACGATGATAGCATTGTGAATATTGAAGATGCTTATGAAGGTATCTGCAATGAGATCCGCTTTCTCGGGTTTCACCCGTACAAAGAAGTTATTTTCTTGGGGTTAACATCATCCCAAGGAGGAGTAGGAGTGGCTTGTCATTTGAATAGCTCAACATTTCAGTATCTAGGCATACTAAGCCAACACACTTACTGGCTTGGCATACAAGGATCATTTCCATACACCCCTTGCATTAGTGGGCATCTTCTAAAAAGCTTCACAGAGTAGTGTAAATAATGCATGGTACCCTGGTCTTTGGGTCCTTTTTTGTTTATGATTATTTCCATAAAGAATACCCTGCaagtatacctggccatacctcgggcccggcctagccaagcccgacgaaAAAAACCCAAGCCTGAGCCCAGCCCGGCCCGACCATCGGGCCTGTTTtttgggcccgagcccggcccgaacacgtAAAAGCCTGTCGGGATCcaggccggcccggcccgaccttcagaGAAATGCAAAAATGACGGGCCCAGGCCCGGCCCGGCCCTCGGGCTCAagatctaggcccgagcccggcccgggggcagcgtcgggccgggccgggccgggcttcccatggccaggtatacctGCAAGTATGTCACTCTAACATATTTCGATCACTTTCCAGCCGTTGTTCTTTTTTCTATTATAGTATCTATAAAACGTCTCTCTTGACTGAACTGCACATGTGTATGGTATCGTATACAAGTTAACTTAACCCAACTGTTTTTATCCCAGCGAATTCGAAAAAAAAAGGTTAGCTACATATCGCAATGACACCAAAGGCCGATGTACACCAGCCTCAAATATTTTTATATCCGAGACATATACCTATATATAATTTGTGTTCTGAATAAACTTTTAAGACGCACCATGCTTATGTCTAAGATTAAGATGTGTATATTGTTATATAGATCTTCCTCCAACTCATTTATGGGAAAAACTATTCAAGCAAAGTTGTGGAACCAAACCAAGATCTTCTTACAAACGTCGTTAACACTTGTAGCTGGTTCGAATTTTGCATACACAATAAACTCACCCATTAATCATGAGATACATGTGCAAATTTGCCGTGTTTAATTTTAGTCTTTTTTGTGGTTAATTTTACACTTTATTGTTCATATACATTGTGAAGTGAGGACACATATAGTCAAACAGAAAGTATGAAGTATGGTTTTACTGGAATGAAAATTTGAGGGTGGCCATAACGAGATTGTAGAGCTCAGTCGGATAGTGATACAAAAAGTATCAAATATAATTTTATTGGATTCAAATTTTGACTGATGAGGACCAATGTTTTGGATTCCGCATGCAAAAAGAATCTCATGGGGGACACCAAAATTAACAGTTACCGCGTAACTAATAAATACCAGATGGTAAACTGTTCTTTTGGATGAATTTTGAATATAACCAAATTTTCTGCTCGGTAACCAAATCCCACATGGCGACTATAACAACATTACAGAGTAGCCGTTTGATCAATATTTTTTATACTACACGCGGTCTAGAACATAGCAATGATGTTAAAATGGTACATGATAATTCGAAATGCAAGCTCCACCTTACTAATAGAGGGTGACTATATACATGTAAAGTAGTGTAGTCAAGTGAAACATCTTTGTGACAAAAAATAGAAGATGAAGGGCCTACTGGTTGGAGATCCTGATCTGGAAGGCGATAGAAGCTATTATCTCCACTACATCCAACACGAGGCCTCCAAATCGACCAGGGAGTTGCCACCACCGAAGCCACACTGACAACAGAATCACCCACTGCCCTGCCCTCGCTACCCTCATAGCCAAGAGGAGGCGCTGCCCCCGATGTAGCATTGCTCGCTACAAAGCCACCGACACAACCTCCCCATGTGGGCCCGCCAGCCCGGCGTCCAAGAATGACACCATGATGCCGCCAGAACATCGAACTGTCAAAAATCCGACACCTTGGCACACACCACGCAGGAGCGGTACAACCGTGTCGTAGCACCACCTCAGCCAGAACAGGACATCACCAATGCCGCGCACGCACAAAGGGAGTCCCCAACCACAGATCATATCCCAGCTAGATACAACAGCCAAACCTCAACTGAGGACAAAGACCTATGAAGATGACCAACACCACGTCGCAGGCCAGATTCGACCTATATCCTGACAAGGGAGGGGCCCCGAGGCCCGCTGCCTCCATTCCGaagccccccacccccacccacaaGACCAGTGATCCTATCCTTACCACCACCAGTTGCGTGTCACTAATAGAAAACACCATCCCCAAACGCGTGTGAGCCCTACGCCGCCGAGAGGCGGCCAACACATGCCAACCACAGCCGAATCTGGGCCAATACCGCACCCAACCAACACCACCGCTACGAGCCCGCCCTGTCACCGCACCCAAGGGCACCACCGCGCCCCCGCGATGCTGCGAAGTGTACACTTCGTTGCCGCCCCGACCAACTCGTGGACCGTGCCATCACGCGCGGCACTTACACCCGATTGATCTGCCTGCACCGCCATGGACCAGCACACGAGGGAGAGGTGCCCCGTCGCCGGCGATGCCGCACAGGCTTCGCCCCAACCACGCCGTCTGACGACGgcaaggaaggggagagggaggagaggagacGAAAGACGGTTACAACGTTAGGACTCCCATGGCACGGACGGGGTACGTCGCGTGAGCGGGAGGGGTGTTTTTGCAAAACATGCGCAGGGGTTCTCCATGAACACGTCTGTAAGGCGATTGAAAATTAATGTGAATAATTTTGTGAAATACCTTAGACGGGCTGTATCTCCATAGAAACACACAGCGGCAGCAGTCTTCCTCTTATCTCTCTCAAACAGAACGAGCCGCAATCTAAGGACCAAGGCCGGCCGCCGCGCGGCAGCCATGGACGACAAGACGGAATCCCTGCCGGACGACGCGCTCGCCCAAAtcctccgccgcctgccgccgcgcgACCTCGCCGTGTCCCGCTGCGTGCGCAAGGCGTGGTGTGTCATCGTCGACGGCCGTCGCCTGCTGCTCCGCAAGATGCTCCCGCACGCCGTGCGCGGCCTCTTCTTCAACTACGGCGACCGCGCGCGCCCGCGGCCGCGCTTCTTCGCCAGCCCCTCCTCCACGCGGATCGACAGCGATCTCAGCTTCCTGCCTTCCTACGGCGGCAGCTCTACAGGGCTCGTGGATCACTGCGGCGGCCTCCTGCTGCACCGTGACCGGAGGACCCTCTGCGTGATCAACCCGGCCACCAGGCGCTGGGAAGATCTTCCATGGGAGGACGACGGCTGCGACGCGTACCTTGTGTTTGACCCTGCTGAATCGCTGCACTATCAGGTCTTCTCGGTGCCGCGCGAGCTCGAGAAGGTGGTACTGAAGCCACACGATGAGTTAGAAGAGGATTTCATCCGATGGCCACCATCCATCTGGACGTTAGATGTGTTCTCATCCAGCACAAGGCAGTGGGAGAAGAGATCGTTTGTTCGTGAAGCAGAAGCTCCGGAGACAATGACTGATGCGCGACTAGATCTATTAGATCCATTATCCATGTCATGGAGCCGTCAGACGGGTAGCTGCAGTGTGTATTGGCGAGGATCGCTCTACGTGaatttttacggtgtgtttgttgtgagGTACTCTAGTTTTCTAGCACTAGTTCATCTCTGCAAAATCACTTTTAATTTCTAGCATTAATTTTCTATATATCTCTTATCTTAAAAAATGTTTCTAATGTTATTTTCGAATGAATTGACATTTTTATAGGTTATCTTTCTCGAATGGGAAGTACCGAGTAATCAAAACACCGGTAAATGATGAGGAGAGCATTCACGTGCACTCTTATGTTGGGAAATCGGAACATGGTGTGTACTTTGCAACAGTTCATGATGGATGTCGACTTCAGGTTTGGACTCTCATGGAATCAAGTGAACGGGTAGATTGGGTGTCGAAGAAACATATCGATCTGGGAAATGCAACTCTACCATTGTGCCAGCCAGATTATATGGAGGGAACTGGAAAAACTTGGATTTtggacgacgatgatgatgtgaATGGCAACAGTAGAGACATAAGGAGGGAAAATTTGGACTGGGACTCCGATGATGATAACATTGTGAATATTGAAGATTCTTCTTATCATTATTCCCACACCTATGTCTCCTTTCTCGGGTTTCATCCCTACAAAGAAGTTGTTTTCTTGGCGTTGGCATCATACAAACGACCAGTTGCAGTGGCTTTTCATTTGAACAGCTCAAAATTTCAGTATCTGGGCACACCACAGCTAATAGATTACTCAAGTGGCGCTCGCATACAAGGATCATTTCCGTACACCCCCTGCGTGACTGGGCATCTTCTAAATCACTTCACAGAGTAGTACATTTGGGCTGCAAATATTCTAAATAATTGAACCCTAGTCGTGGGGTCCTTGTTTTTGTTTATGATTATTTCTAGCTCACTGTCTTGGAAGCAGTATCAAATAATCTTTGGGTTCTTGTTTTTTCTATGTAGGGAAATATCTATTAATTATTACTTTTTTTTTGAACTTCTCTATTAATTATTACTTTGTTTTAGAGAAAGGTTAGGATTCAAACGTGGACCTGGATATTTATACTCTTAGTTCTCGAACAAGCTTTTGATCATTTGTTAAGTACTCCCTTACTCGCATAACATAAAATGTTATTACAACCTATATATGAGTACATTAGTTGTAAAATAACATTTTATACTATAGGACATAGGGAGtaattatttttgttttgtttttgtaatacTTTGTTTTAGAGAGAGATTATGGAATCAGTATGCCATGTATTCATCTATCACAATTGCTTAGTGCATTAATTTTATTCAGAACTTGTACATTTCTCTTTTATAGTCAGTTTCTACTTTGACACCATGATTCTACTTTTCTTTTAGAAAGATGGTTGTCGCCTGGCCTTAAAATGAGGCCCTAAAGTTAATGGTAAAGGTTCGATACAAGGCCACAATGATTCTACCAATAAATAAACCAGGCTCTTTCCATTATATACTTCAAGAGAAGTGCTTAAGTGCTTTCTGCATTCCCAAAAGAATTTGCACGAATTATGAAGCACTTGCATTTTCCTAACTCGTAATGGTAGATTGATTGGCACATGATTATGTTAGGAGTTTATATATATCATTACTGTGAACAACTAAACATAGTGTGTTGATGGATTAATTTGGCTAGTAACATGGTGCATGATGTTTCGAAAACTATCATTCTGCTTGGTTATCTTCAATTTTAGTTTTGGTTCGGCAGAGTCATAATGCGAGTGACGACTCAGAGGGCAAAATGATCATCTCACTGTTGGTGAAACGTAGGGGCAGGTGATGGTTTTTCCATAAGAATTTCCAGACTTCGAGCTGGTGTATTTTTCCTTTATTTCC
Protein-coding regions in this window:
- the LOC123168378 gene encoding uncharacterized protein → MDDKTESLPDDALAQILRRLPPRDLAVSRCVRKAWCVIVDGRRLLLRKMLPHAVRGLFFNYGDRARPRPRFFASPSSTRIDSDLSFLPSYGGSSTGLVDHCGGLLLHRDRRTLCVINPATRRWEDLPWEDDGCDAYLVFDPAESLHYQVFSVPRELEKVVLKPHDELEEDFIRWPPSIWTLDVFSSSTRQWEKRSFVREAEAPETMTDARLDLLDPLSMSWSRQTGSCSVYWRGSLYVNFYGVFVVRLSFSNGKYRVIKTPVNDEESIHVHSYVGKSEHGVYFATVHDGCRLQVWTLMESSERVDWVSKKHIDLGNATLPLCQPDYMEGTGKTWILDDDDDVNGNSRDIRRENLDWDSDDDNIVNIEDSSYHYSHTYVSFLGFHPYKEVVFLALASYKRPVAVAFHLNSSKFQYLGTPQLIDYSSGARIQGSFPYTPCVTGHLLNHFTE